A stretch of the Myxococcus guangdongensis genome encodes the following:
- a CDS encoding vWA domain-containing protein, translating into MSFGFPWGLLALGALVPLVAAYFLRRRQKPVVVSALFLWRTPSPRAEAGPRWERFTREVSLLLEVLAVIAAALYLADVRLGESARSRHLVLVVDGSLSMSARGPDDVSVMERVRREASNRVDTAKATRVTLLATGLTPRVLAGPEAEPSRALAALRSFEAMGADHDPIPTLLWAQELAGPGKNVDFFTDAPPVEGLVVPAPVRWTALGTARDNVALVSAQRKDEGGASTVTLRVARFGASPDSVSVRMTAQPGAGAKQGTSRAETVSFKDGETATVRVTFQDAGEVSVSIAPDALPEDNRAMLPVSSARPLAVRLAQGLGPLERGALERFVSAIPDLSREATEGDVLLIGSQGTDARVTVGATGKPRTFVGPFFSEKGHPLLDDVQLAGVRWSAGENPPGRPLITAGEAVLVSEGDDGRVHLNIDLARSNVQRVSAWPVLLGNVVREARRSREGFARRQLSLGEPLQVVTLPGERYTLVGPEGERPVFGAGAVSLPPPASPGRYELKRDGEVVDAAAVLTMDARESDLRGRGSVDLPPRESGEDEEGAGASERMRWPLVLLLLALMGDFYVTRRVS; encoded by the coding sequence GTGAGCTTCGGCTTCCCCTGGGGGCTCTTGGCCCTGGGCGCGCTGGTGCCGTTGGTGGCGGCGTACTTCCTGCGGCGTCGTCAGAAGCCGGTGGTGGTGAGCGCGCTGTTCCTGTGGCGCACGCCGAGCCCTCGCGCCGAGGCGGGGCCTCGCTGGGAGCGCTTCACGCGCGAGGTGTCGCTGTTGCTGGAGGTGCTCGCGGTCATCGCCGCGGCGCTGTACCTGGCGGACGTTCGACTGGGCGAGTCGGCCCGGAGTCGGCACCTGGTGCTCGTGGTGGACGGCAGCCTGTCCATGTCCGCGCGGGGGCCCGACGACGTGTCGGTGATGGAGCGGGTTCGCCGCGAAGCCTCGAACCGCGTGGACACCGCGAAGGCCACGCGTGTGACGCTGCTGGCCACCGGCCTGACGCCACGGGTGCTCGCAGGGCCGGAGGCGGAGCCGTCGCGGGCATTGGCCGCGCTGAGGTCCTTCGAGGCCATGGGCGCGGACCATGACCCCATCCCCACGCTGCTGTGGGCACAGGAACTCGCGGGTCCGGGCAAGAACGTGGACTTCTTCACCGATGCACCGCCAGTCGAAGGACTCGTGGTTCCCGCGCCGGTGCGATGGACGGCGCTGGGCACGGCGCGTGACAACGTGGCGCTCGTCTCCGCGCAGAGGAAGGACGAGGGCGGCGCGTCGACGGTGACGCTGCGGGTGGCGCGCTTCGGTGCGAGCCCGGATTCGGTGTCGGTGCGGATGACCGCACAGCCTGGGGCGGGCGCGAAGCAAGGGACGTCGCGCGCGGAGACGGTGTCGTTCAAGGACGGAGAGACGGCCACGGTGCGCGTCACGTTCCAGGATGCCGGAGAGGTGAGCGTCTCCATCGCGCCAGACGCGTTGCCGGAAGACAACCGGGCGATGCTGCCCGTGTCGTCGGCGCGGCCGCTCGCGGTGCGCCTGGCGCAGGGACTGGGGCCGCTGGAGCGGGGCGCGCTGGAGCGCTTCGTCTCGGCCATCCCGGACCTGTCGCGCGAGGCGACGGAGGGGGACGTGTTGCTCATCGGTTCACAAGGTACGGACGCGAGGGTGACGGTGGGGGCGACGGGCAAGCCCCGGACCTTCGTGGGTCCGTTCTTCTCCGAGAAGGGCCATCCGTTGCTCGACGACGTGCAGCTCGCGGGGGTGCGTTGGTCCGCGGGAGAGAACCCGCCTGGACGTCCGCTCATCACGGCGGGGGAAGCGGTGCTGGTGTCCGAGGGGGACGACGGTCGTGTTCACCTCAACATCGACCTGGCCCGTTCCAACGTCCAGCGTGTGTCCGCGTGGCCGGTGTTGCTGGGCAACGTGGTGCGCGAGGCGCGTCGCTCGCGAGAGGGCTTCGCGCGAAGGCAGCTCTCGCTGGGCGAGCCGCTCCAGGTGGTGACGCTTCCTGGCGAGCGCTACACGCTGGTGGGACCGGAGGGGGAGCGGCCCGTGTTCGGCGCTGGCGCGGTGAGTCTGCCTCCGCCTGCCTCGCCCGGCCGCTACGAGCTGAAGCGCGACGGCGAAGTCGTCGATGCCGCGGCGGTGCTGACGATGGATGCGCGCGAGTCGGACCTTCGTGGACGCGGCAGCGTGGACCTTCCTCCTCGTGAGTCCGGCGAGGACGAGGAGGGTGCGGGTGCGTCCGAGCGGATGCGTTGGCCGTTGGTGCTGCTCCTGCTCGCGCTGATGGGCGACTTCTACGTCACGAGGCGGGTGTCATGA
- a CDS encoding VWA domain-containing protein, translating to MTFTLPQAWMLLIPLGLFLWKYGRRPGPPMWLRGALLVLVVGALSGPSCRREDAGSDVVVVVDRSASMPRDVDRTAQELVSHLESQRRPGDRVGVITFGREARVEQPLSSMGAFGGFSRPLNTEASDLSAALDAANVLIPQERTGRVLVLSDGRATGTDARGAARRLAARGIAVDWRQLARPEPALDVAVVSLDVPTSVATREPFQFSAQVHASAAVTGTVRLERNGRVIVKGPFDFLPGPNVLPLRDLIEEPGLARYQLTVEVPGDGVVENDKGLAVLRVEGPGRVLLLTHQPKGTLAQALQATGLLVDVRAPFRLSLDDLDGVGSVVLENVDANLLGEPGLNALASYVEQAGGGLVMTGGRESFGEGGYRRSPIEPLLPVSLEMREEVRRASIAISILMDCSCSMGATVPDGRTKMEVAAEGVVAALSLLNPQDEASVHMVDTETHEIFPLRSVQAGLPFDKVAQGFSGGGGIYVGEALRSGRKQILQSDKATRHVLLFSDAADSEEPDDFRRTLEELQSKSVTVSVIGLGTPKDSDAKLLMDVAQRGGGRIYFAEDAMSLPRIFSQETLAVARATFIDEPVSMEAAPDLPLLGRLPSDGLPQVGGYNLTYLRPQANVALRTLDTHAAPVLAMWPRGAGRTVAFTAEVDGPFTGELRQWGSLRATLEAMVRWTLAGSSPLGEAVVRSERRGHLLRVTLDLPPDAPLPGTLPSMMLLAGDGKSEPVEVPMRWEDDDRLVAELPLEGSGTWHPVVRVGTRALRAPPVALPYAPEFEPGSPKEGLALLRALAAVGGGVERLSMTGLFAEAPESEGQLALAPWLISLAMLVLLAEVAVRRFLSAPRQRVATAAPVTSQGTVTPRGAAPGVTMPTPDSTRGALESPASTSSTPEPKTDTSGAKPAGEGGVDSALDAARARSRRRLDR from the coding sequence ATGACCTTCACGCTCCCCCAGGCGTGGATGCTGCTCATCCCACTGGGTCTCTTCCTGTGGAAGTACGGCCGCAGGCCGGGTCCACCCATGTGGCTGCGCGGCGCGCTGCTCGTGCTGGTGGTCGGTGCGCTCTCCGGTCCGAGCTGCCGTCGCGAGGATGCGGGCAGTGACGTGGTCGTCGTGGTGGACCGCTCCGCCTCCATGCCTCGCGACGTGGACCGCACAGCGCAGGAGCTCGTCTCGCACCTGGAATCACAGCGGCGTCCCGGGGACCGCGTGGGTGTCATCACCTTCGGCCGCGAGGCCCGGGTGGAACAACCCCTGTCCTCGATGGGCGCCTTCGGAGGCTTCAGCCGGCCGTTGAACACGGAGGCGTCGGACCTCTCCGCCGCGCTCGACGCCGCCAATGTCCTCATCCCGCAGGAGCGCACTGGCCGCGTGCTCGTCCTCTCCGATGGCCGCGCCACCGGCACGGATGCGCGAGGCGCTGCACGCCGGCTCGCGGCACGGGGCATCGCCGTGGACTGGCGACAGCTCGCCCGGCCAGAGCCCGCGCTGGACGTCGCCGTCGTCTCCCTCGACGTGCCCACCTCCGTGGCCACGCGCGAGCCCTTCCAGTTCTCCGCCCAGGTGCATGCCTCGGCGGCCGTCACCGGCACCGTGCGCCTGGAGCGCAATGGCCGAGTCATCGTGAAAGGCCCCTTCGACTTCCTCCCCGGCCCCAACGTGTTGCCGCTCAGGGACCTCATCGAGGAACCCGGCCTCGCGCGCTACCAGCTCACCGTGGAGGTCCCCGGTGACGGCGTCGTCGAGAACGACAAGGGCCTCGCGGTGCTCCGCGTCGAGGGCCCGGGCCGCGTGCTGCTGCTCACCCATCAACCCAAGGGCACGCTCGCGCAGGCGCTCCAGGCCACGGGCCTGCTCGTCGATGTCCGCGCGCCCTTCCGACTGTCCCTCGATGACCTCGACGGCGTGGGCAGCGTGGTCCTGGAGAACGTGGACGCGAACCTGCTCGGCGAACCGGGCCTCAACGCGCTCGCGTCCTACGTGGAGCAGGCCGGCGGCGGGCTCGTGATGACGGGCGGTCGCGAGAGCTTCGGCGAGGGCGGCTACCGTCGCTCACCCATCGAACCCCTGCTGCCCGTGTCGCTGGAGATGCGCGAGGAGGTTCGCCGCGCCTCCATCGCCATCAGCATCCTGATGGACTGCTCGTGCTCCATGGGCGCCACCGTGCCCGACGGGCGCACGAAGATGGAGGTGGCCGCGGAGGGCGTCGTCGCCGCGCTCTCACTGCTCAACCCCCAGGACGAGGCCTCCGTGCACATGGTGGACACGGAGACGCACGAAATCTTCCCACTGCGCTCCGTGCAGGCGGGCCTGCCCTTCGACAAGGTCGCCCAGGGCTTCAGCGGAGGCGGAGGCATCTACGTGGGCGAGGCGCTGCGCTCCGGCCGGAAGCAAATCCTCCAGAGCGACAAGGCCACGCGCCACGTGCTGCTCTTCTCCGACGCGGCGGACTCCGAGGAGCCCGACGACTTCCGCCGTACGCTCGAGGAGCTCCAGTCCAAGTCGGTGACGGTGTCGGTCATCGGCCTGGGCACGCCGAAGGACTCCGACGCCAAGCTGCTCATGGACGTGGCCCAGCGCGGCGGCGGGCGCATCTACTTCGCCGAGGACGCGATGAGCCTGCCGCGCATCTTCAGCCAGGAGACGCTCGCGGTGGCCCGGGCCACGTTCATCGACGAGCCCGTGTCGATGGAGGCCGCGCCCGACCTGCCGCTCCTGGGTCGGCTCCCCTCCGACGGCCTGCCCCAGGTGGGTGGCTACAACCTCACGTACCTGCGCCCTCAAGCCAACGTGGCGCTGCGCACGCTCGACACCCACGCGGCGCCGGTGCTCGCGATGTGGCCCCGGGGCGCGGGCCGCACCGTGGCCTTCACCGCCGAGGTCGACGGCCCGTTCACCGGAGAGCTGCGCCAGTGGGGCTCGCTGCGCGCGACGCTGGAGGCGATGGTGCGCTGGACGCTGGCGGGTTCGTCTCCGCTGGGTGAGGCGGTGGTGCGCTCCGAACGCCGGGGCCACCTGCTGCGCGTGACGCTGGACCTGCCCCCGGATGCCCCGCTGCCCGGCACGCTGCCCTCGATGATGTTGCTCGCGGGTGATGGGAAGTCGGAGCCAGTGGAGGTCCCCATGCGCTGGGAGGATGATGACCGGCTGGTGGCGGAGCTCCCGCTGGAGGGAAGCGGCACCTGGCACCCGGTGGTGCGCGTGGGCACGCGCGCCCTGAGGGCGCCGCCCGTCGCGCTGCCGTACGCCCCGGAGTTCGAGCCGGGAAGCCCGAAGGAGGGACTGGCGCTGCTGCGCGCCCTCGCCGCCGTGGGCGGGGGTGTGGAGCGACTGTCCATGACGGGCCTCTTCGCCGAGGCCCCCGAGTCCGAGGGACAGCTCGCGCTGGCGCCCTGGCTCATCTCGCTCGCGATGCTCGTGCTGCTCGCCGAGGTCGCCGTGCGGCGCTTCCTCTCCGCGCCACGGCAGCGCGTGGCGACAGCGGCCCCCGTGACTTCACAGGGCACCGTCACGCCGAGAGGGGCCGCTCCCGGCGTGACGATGCCCACACCCGACAGCACACGGGGCGCCTTGGAGTCGCCCGCGTCCACTTCGAGCACCCCGGAGCCGAAGACAGACACCTCCGGGGCGAAGCCAGCGGGGGAGGGCGGCGTGGACTCGGCGCTCGATGCCGCGCGCGCCCGCTCCCGTCGTCGGCTGGACCGGTGA
- a CDS encoding calcium-binding protein, protein MALVWGAVAPGSAQAALQLPGLDLTAHCVQRYGSGAFATLTANNAYGWSCYKNGQYLGMDLNQACQTQHTNGFQAAYRNFNDAYSWYCQLRANYTSQQGLTHSLFVWKGQYIALRTPDTTTCANPTKEITAQMALLVDGFDRGYTFYKDVTGAQPSLFRNYFGLNSMAVLPSGYATGCGSSTDPACGERGQTGIEFRYNLYQTDICAEALVGTLNNTGFYELGRNFWFYENQLASTNGNYAHAMVTGYAVLMRFLSMDYYALPVSTGHASLYNNVKALANTYRIATAPCTTPGVSGTRVSPGSTTCYQHDWANTLLVKQGVGGMDTTDLFASFVLRLKHVHGWPFIFQLWRKVGAITGTATSPYTSADNFVLAASRAANVNLADVFEIAWRWPVSMSVRNTLQSEFGNPVSSTPYL, encoded by the coding sequence GTGGCGTTGGTTTGGGGAGCCGTCGCGCCGGGGAGCGCACAGGCGGCCCTCCAACTGCCCGGGTTGGACCTCACCGCGCACTGCGTGCAGCGTTATGGCTCGGGAGCCTTCGCCACGCTGACGGCGAACAATGCCTATGGCTGGTCCTGCTACAAGAATGGCCAGTACCTGGGAATGGACCTCAACCAGGCGTGCCAGACGCAGCACACGAATGGCTTCCAGGCCGCGTATCGCAACTTCAACGACGCCTATTCCTGGTACTGCCAGCTGCGCGCGAACTACACGTCGCAGCAGGGGCTGACGCACTCGCTCTTCGTCTGGAAGGGGCAGTACATCGCCCTGCGCACGCCGGACACCACCACCTGCGCGAACCCGACGAAGGAAATCACCGCGCAGATGGCCCTGCTGGTGGATGGGTTCGACCGGGGCTACACCTTCTACAAGGACGTCACGGGCGCTCAGCCCTCCCTCTTCCGCAACTACTTCGGCTTGAACAGCATGGCCGTGCTGCCCTCCGGGTACGCGACGGGCTGCGGCAGCTCCACGGACCCGGCCTGCGGTGAGCGCGGCCAGACGGGCATCGAGTTCCGCTACAACCTGTACCAGACGGACATCTGCGCGGAAGCCCTGGTGGGGACGCTCAACAACACGGGCTTCTACGAGCTGGGCCGCAACTTCTGGTTCTATGAGAACCAGCTCGCGTCCACCAACGGCAACTACGCCCACGCCATGGTGACGGGCTACGCGGTGCTGATGCGCTTCCTGTCCATGGACTATTACGCGCTGCCCGTCTCCACGGGGCACGCGAGCCTCTACAACAACGTGAAGGCCCTGGCGAACACGTACCGCATCGCCACGGCGCCGTGCACGACGCCGGGCGTCTCCGGCACGCGCGTCTCGCCGGGCAGCACGACGTGCTACCAGCATGACTGGGCGAACACGTTGCTCGTGAAGCAGGGGGTCGGCGGCATGGACACGACGGACCTGTTCGCCTCCTTCGTGCTCCGGCTCAAGCACGTCCATGGCTGGCCCTTCATCTTCCAGCTCTGGCGCAAGGTGGGCGCCATCACCGGCACGGCGACGAGCCCCTACACCTCGGCGGACAACTTCGTGCTCGCCGCCAGCCGCGCGGCCAACGTCAACCTGGCCGACGTGTTCGAGATTGCCTGGCGGTGGCCCGTGAGCATGTCCGTGCGCAACACGCTCCAGAGCGAGTTCGGCAATCCGGTGAGCTCCACGCCGTATCTGTGA